ATAGTCTTTAAGCAGTGGGTCCTAATTCACCATGAACTATATAGTCTATAGACCATAGAGTGCACTTCATTAATGGAATCCAACTGTTATAACTTGTAATATAAGCGACTATATATAGTCACTGTATAGTTCTGAAACCCACTTAATGGAGAATGAGTGAAAAAGTTACAAtcttaaggattttttttttaaaatattgttaattacAGAGACTAAAGATATTAATATAATGATTAATGATACGTAAATCTctaaacaactaaaattaagTATTTGTTCAAAAATCGTTATAGAATTTAATCACTATACACCAACTTGGAGGAGGGTTTCTTTACGAAAAGTGTCAGCAAATTACTACTATGACTTTATGAGGCTGGATTCAGGATGCTCTGTCCTAAATAACTGAAGTCACTTTTCCAAACTCCAGTTGGTTACATTACCAGCTCCCACATGGCAGGGCAATATGATATCAGAAACTGTCGGTGGCCAAATCAGAAAACTACAATAGACATCGCATAAAACTAAAAACCAgtaaagttaattaaataatcatataAATCATGTGCTAAGATATTAACATATTGGTGAGTTCATTTagaatttgtttattatatacacaaatttaaatacttCAGTACTACGTATTTATTTGCATCGGTGGAATTAATTACGCGTAACGGGAGCAAATGCCTTCACTATactaacatttttataaatttagaatacaCGGTTCGTTTCCAAAACATGTCCTATGctttttgaaagaaatctcTATACTTCTTAGatcaatttttaacttttctaGATTAGGTTTTATtagattaattttgtttatactaaatgcaaaaaatttacaaaattaatccacTAACAACCACTGTTCTAGATGCTAACGTGCATGTCATAACGTGTTTTGCTCTTTTTTATCAACCCAAGGATGCTAATTTCGTTGAATCCTTCTCATTCtcgtaaatagaaaaaaaagagtatcTTGACATGTATTAGTTGGGCGTTCTTTATCTTCAGGCTTTTCATGAATCGAGATCTTCCgcaattacatatttaattgggtaaatcttaattttttaaaagttttacttttatattaaattgaagCAGAAAAGTTCCTTTTAATACTCGTCACCGTCAGTTCCGATGAATCATCAACCATGGGGAATCCAATTCGTGAATTTCGGCTTTTTATACTATCCTTTTgttcaaattgaaatttttcATGCAAAGAAGTCAAACAGTCAACACTCGATCTTTTTATTAACcggaaatgaaaatataaaaaaaccgtTGCTAATAAATACtctattctaatttaattcaaataataagtaAACTTTGCAGATTCTGTTTCATTTTCCAGGGTCAAATAAGAGAGAGTATAAGAAAAGATCAGCTATGTTTTCATCCAAATTAAATCAGGAGGCATGAAACTGTTGTTGTCATGATGTACGAAGTATTAAGCTTGCAAttttgccttttctttttgataactttaattattggattgaatcaaatgaaaatgaaaatgaaaataataatagtaataataataatcataaataaaataaataaatagaaaggtATCTTCTCAATCAATTTTTCTTGCCTTCTCCTCCACCGTCTTCCACGTAAGTCTTTTTCCTTCTATCAGCTCCGGCAAGCACACAGATGAGCAGAAAACACGTGGCGTAAATGGCGTGGATCTTCCAATTGGTCTTGGGCGGTTGCTGCAGCACGACCCTGTGAAAGACCGTGACGTAATAATGCAGCCCAACGGCGAAGCCGACGAAGACCTGAGCCAGGCCCAAGAACTTGGAGGCCAGGCCACAGTCCGTGGAGAACAGGAGCACGAGGTACATGAGGAGCAGCAGCAAGTAGAAGACGTAAGCGAGGGTCTGCAGCACCTGCAGGCACAGATACGTTGACTGCGAAGTAGAGTATAGAAACCTGAGGGGTTCGAAGCCGGTGAAGAACGACGTGACACAGAGAATGGTGAAGTAGATGGAGAGATAGATTTGGATGAAGATTAAGATCTTCTGGAGGGAGAAATAGGCTTTGATTCTTGTGCAGAGGAGAGAGACTAAGAGGAGAGGGATGAGTATGAAGGCGCAAGAGATAATGGTGGCGAGGGTAGGTGCGTATTTTTTGCCAACGTAGGGTTTGAAGCCTTTGGTCATTTCGTTGTTGGCTTTGGTGATGTAGGCTTTGGAAGTGGTGGAGATTCGTTCCAGGTCGGGGAGGAGTGTCCGGTGGAACTTGTTGGGTAGATCTGTGAACTCTGAAACcaaatcatcatcttcctcttccAGCTCCTCCATGATCCAACTCGGTGGTGCTTTTTGTTTCGTAGGTTTCTTCTGAGTTTGTTGTttcttgtttgttgttgttgttgttttggcttGCTTGTTGGTGGCGGTGgcttttgttgttttgttaGTGGGTCTCGCGAGATCCAATGTTTTCTTGTTGCTTGAAATGGAAACGGTGGTGCCGGGTTTTGAGGGTGGGGATTTTGATGTGACGTTGAGCTTCTTGGTCTTACTATTGAGCTTCTTGCTGAGGGCAGTGTCGGTGGGTTTGGTTTTGGAAGGTGAATTGGTGGAGCTAGGCTTGAGTGGCTTGGTTTGGTTTTTGGTTTTGGAGAAAATGTTGTTGCTGGGTAATTTTGtggttttggtttggtttttggAGGAAACAAGATTGGATTTGACggttttggtttggtttttggAGGAAACGAGATTGGATTTGATGGTTTTGGTTTGGTTTCTGGAGGAAATAAGGTTGTCGGATTTGATGGTTTTGGTTTGGTTCTTTGAGGAAATACTACTAGTGGGCTTGGTGTTGGTTTTGTTGGATTGGGTGGtggttttctttttcaaaggcttctcttgctcttctttttcgGCATCCAACATTGTTCTACTATGTTGAGGTTCCAACCAGGTGGCACTGAAGCAAACAGAGACAGAAAGGAACAAAAGAACATAGAACAGTAGTACCTCTCTGTGATTGAGTTGAGCCATTGGTATCCAGGAATATTTTCCTTCAAGCAAGATCTACAAATTAAACAGAGGACGCTCCCTAAGATCTAGCTATATGTAgtaattaatacatatatagaaCACTCACATGCGAATTTAATAATCAGATTTCGGAAGAGAAAGGAAAGGAAGGGacgattttatagtttttatggGTAGTGAAGTGGAAAAATGAAGTGAGAGTGGAAGTGTGTGCTGCCAAAGTGGCAGGAGAAGGAGACCTATCACATGGCGCGCATGAAATTGTGGAATTTCACTGCCTTACGAGTTATTATTGAATTAGTttgcttaaatttatttattttaataaaatatttttttttaatatactcatctaaattatttctattttttaaatttattttaaaagataaattctatccatttctaaaaatatatataaatcaaacaAACTCACCGTTTATCGGACCCGTAGCTATTGCTGCCTCACTTTCTCTGT
This genomic interval from Glycine max cultivar Williams 82 chromosome 5, Glycine_max_v4.0, whole genome shotgun sequence contains the following:
- the LOC100801537 gene encoding uncharacterized protein: MAQLNHREVLLFYVLLFLSVSVCFSATWLEPQHSRTMLDAEKEEQEKPLKKKTTTQSNKTNTKPTSSISSKNQTKTIKSDNLISSRNQTKTIKSNLVSSKNQTKTVKSNLVSSKNQTKTTKLPSNNIFSKTKNQTKPLKPSSTNSPSKTKPTDTALSKKLNSKTKKLNVTSKSPPSKPGTTVSISSNKKTLDLARPTNKTTKATATNKQAKTTTTTNKKQQTQKKPTKQKAPPSWIMEELEEEDDDLVSEFTDLPNKFHRTLLPDLERISTTSKAYITKANNEMTKGFKPYVGKKYAPTLATIISCAFILIPLLLVSLLCTRIKAYFSLQKILIFIQIYLSIYFTILCVTSFFTGFEPLRFLYSTSQSTYLCLQVLQTLAYVFYLLLLLMYLVLLFSTDCGLASKFLGLAQVFVGFAVGLHYYVTVFHRVVLQQPPKTNWKIHAIYATCFLLICVLAGADRRKKTYVEDGGGEGKKN